From Hermetia illucens chromosome 6, iHerIll2.2.curated.20191125, whole genome shotgun sequence, one genomic window encodes:
- the LOC119660365 gene encoding arrestin domain-containing protein 4-like isoform X1 has translation MKPVVNIIFDENAHGVYYSGQVVSGKIEVIFSHSKKVRGIILNIIGLASAQWVMRAFAGRSRRRRRFTGKEIYLSSSQYIYGSSHAPPAVIQPGSYTYNFSCQLPYEVPSSFESPYGHIRYSVKVVLDRPKRFDDSFTKNFTVLKALDLNYEPPAIRVVTEAHMSKAFWGGLSTNPLKLKASIPQAGFVPGQTIPIHADIDNTSNIPVSRVYFCINQIIHYSADLPYPSTKTHVSRVASAKVVEVIGPKDSAQFDQNLVVPPIAPTSPPYARVVKVSYEIKVEAVVAGLHRNPVVTIPIILGTVPLIGASPKDLEMMYAQNSVAEPTPSTSTAPPVVAETDMSGPNIPPPSYEEAMLMERSQVADEGQEPSIQTEFTPRYPVYSSIPLVVERTPPENDTTKEKIVPC, from the exons ATGAAACCTGTTGTCAACATCATATTCGATGAGAATGCCCATGGGGTCTACTATAGTGGCCAGGTTGTCTCTGGGAAGATTGAAGTGATCTTCTCGCATTCCAAAAAAGTTCGCG GTATTATTCTGAACATCATCGGACTAGCTTCGGCACAATGGGTCATGAGGGCATTTGCTGGGAGAAGTCGGAGGAGACGACGATTTACAGGCAAAGAAATATACCTTTCATCTAGCCAATATATTTACGGTTCAAGCCATG CACCTCCAGCCGTCATCCAGCCTGGGTCATACACCTACAACTTTTCTTGTCAACTGCCCTACGAGGTGCCTTCTTCATTCGAGAGCCCTTACGGTCATATCCGGTATTCAGTCAAGGTGGTCTTGGATAGACCCAAACGGTTTGATGATAGTTTCACGAAGAATTTCACCGTTCTGAAAGCGCTGGACTTGAATTATGAACCACCAGCAATAAGA GTGGTAACTGAAGCGCACATGTCGAAAGCCTTCTGGGGTGGTTTAAGTACAAATCCACTAAAATTGAAAGCTTCCATACCACAAGCAGGTTTTGTCCCAGGGCAGACTATACCAATTCACGCTGATATTGACAATACCAGCAACATTCCTGTCTCAAGAGTATATTTTTGTATTAATCAAATAATTCATTACTCTGCGGATCTACCGTATCCCAGTACGAAGACCCATGTGTCACGTGTAGCAAGTGCAAAGGTAGTCGAAGTGATTGGGCCGAAGGATTCGGcacaatttgatcaaaatctagTTGTACCACCTATTGCGCCAACTAGTCCGCCTTACGCTAGAGTTGTAAAGGTTTCATACGAAATAAAGGTTGAAGCTGTTGTTGCGGGATTGCATAGAAACCCAGTAGTAACTATTCCGATAATTTTGGGAACAGTGCCACTGATTGGAGCTTCCCCAAAGGATTTGGAAATGATGTATGCGCAGAATAGCGTGGCTGAGCCAACcccatcaacatcaacagcgcCTCCAGTCGTCGCGGAAACAGATATGTCCGGTCCAAATATAC CCCCTCCGTCATATGAAGAAGCAATGTTAATGGAGCGCTCACAAGTAGCAGACGAAGGGCAAGAACCGTCAATACAAACTGAATTTACTCCGCGATACCCTGTTTACAGCTCAATCCCTTTGGTAGTGGAACGTACCCCGCCGGAAAATGATACGACAAAAGAGAAAATTGTTCCCTGTTGA
- the LOC119660365 gene encoding arrestin domain-containing protein 4-like isoform X2, translating into MRAFAGRSRRRRRFTGKEIYLSSSQYIYGSSHAPPAVIQPGSYTYNFSCQLPYEVPSSFESPYGHIRYSVKVVLDRPKRFDDSFTKNFTVLKALDLNYEPPAIRVVTEAHMSKAFWGGLSTNPLKLKASIPQAGFVPGQTIPIHADIDNTSNIPVSRVYFCINQIIHYSADLPYPSTKTHVSRVASAKVVEVIGPKDSAQFDQNLVVPPIAPTSPPYARVVKVSYEIKVEAVVAGLHRNPVVTIPIILGTVPLIGASPKDLEMMYAQNSVAEPTPSTSTAPPVVAETDMSGPNIPPPSYEEAMLMERSQVADEGQEPSIQTEFTPRYPVYSSIPLVVERTPPENDTTKEKIVPC; encoded by the exons ATGAGGGCATTTGCTGGGAGAAGTCGGAGGAGACGACGATTTACAGGCAAAGAAATATACCTTTCATCTAGCCAATATATTTACGGTTCAAGCCATG CACCTCCAGCCGTCATCCAGCCTGGGTCATACACCTACAACTTTTCTTGTCAACTGCCCTACGAGGTGCCTTCTTCATTCGAGAGCCCTTACGGTCATATCCGGTATTCAGTCAAGGTGGTCTTGGATAGACCCAAACGGTTTGATGATAGTTTCACGAAGAATTTCACCGTTCTGAAAGCGCTGGACTTGAATTATGAACCACCAGCAATAAGA GTGGTAACTGAAGCGCACATGTCGAAAGCCTTCTGGGGTGGTTTAAGTACAAATCCACTAAAATTGAAAGCTTCCATACCACAAGCAGGTTTTGTCCCAGGGCAGACTATACCAATTCACGCTGATATTGACAATACCAGCAACATTCCTGTCTCAAGAGTATATTTTTGTATTAATCAAATAATTCATTACTCTGCGGATCTACCGTATCCCAGTACGAAGACCCATGTGTCACGTGTAGCAAGTGCAAAGGTAGTCGAAGTGATTGGGCCGAAGGATTCGGcacaatttgatcaaaatctagTTGTACCACCTATTGCGCCAACTAGTCCGCCTTACGCTAGAGTTGTAAAGGTTTCATACGAAATAAAGGTTGAAGCTGTTGTTGCGGGATTGCATAGAAACCCAGTAGTAACTATTCCGATAATTTTGGGAACAGTGCCACTGATTGGAGCTTCCCCAAAGGATTTGGAAATGATGTATGCGCAGAATAGCGTGGCTGAGCCAACcccatcaacatcaacagcgcCTCCAGTCGTCGCGGAAACAGATATGTCCGGTCCAAATATAC CCCCTCCGTCATATGAAGAAGCAATGTTAATGGAGCGCTCACAAGTAGCAGACGAAGGGCAAGAACCGTCAATACAAACTGAATTTACTCCGCGATACCCTGTTTACAGCTCAATCCCTTTGGTAGTGGAACGTACCCCGCCGGAAAATGATACGACAAAAGAGAAAATTGTTCCCTGTTGA